A genomic window from Flavobacterium johnsoniae includes:
- a CDS encoding ATP-binding protein codes for MKIKDIVNRDLVNLTNCEHEPIHIPGKIQPHGFLLGITLKWKIDFCSENVASYFGISHTEMLGKDFSAVFGITAEEEILAYTNGDEFRDAFPLEIELLGKFFQINIHKSDGIYVLEAELLFVDREKLADAYKQTIQFVSQMNKTTSLKDLCALVAQGTREITGYDRVMIYRFDEQYNGEVFAEDCREDLEPFLGLHYPHTDIPAQARELYIKNLLRLIVDIDYVPVPIYTVDDREGKNLDLSLSILRSTSPIHVEYLKNIGVGATLTISLIHHGKLWGLIACHHYSEKNISPEIRLAAKLQGQFITSQIDIRQSNDEYISAQKTNLALEQLTSLELPVLKESIEKIVEARQLLEIANASGVCIITRDKIYKNGLTPSDEQIISLIRQLKTKDIVDFFSTNKISDLFPEFDENSNFAGIIYHPLGNNGHVVWFRPETISEIKWGGDPEKRILKDSTGLHPGNSFNIYKQIVKNQSSNWKQYEINATIQYTHTLHNQLILIMLSEEEEKYRNQSEILKETNSELENINWISTHDLQEPLRKIQLITSKMLSEIDVISTESISNSLERVSKSANRMSGLLEDILKYTRIKNTRETLVEVNLNEILESTIREMNEVILESNAVIESEKLPEVHAIGFLMRQLFVNIIQNSLKYSSQERSPKIIITASQEPVIVRDLFKVYCHWVRFSDNGIGFEPHYAESIFKIFTRLHTQEHYTGSGIGLALCKKIMQAVGGDIRAEGKPGKGTDIIIYFPCDPEDTLLPL; via the coding sequence ATGAAGATCAAAGATATAGTTAATCGCGATCTTGTTAACTTAACCAATTGCGAACATGAACCCATACATATTCCAGGTAAAATACAGCCGCATGGCTTTTTGCTTGGTATTACACTAAAATGGAAAATAGATTTCTGTTCAGAAAATGTTGCTTCTTATTTTGGGATTTCTCACACTGAGATGTTAGGCAAAGATTTTTCTGCAGTTTTTGGCATTACAGCCGAAGAAGAAATTTTAGCTTATACCAACGGAGATGAGTTTAGAGATGCTTTTCCTCTGGAAATTGAATTATTGGGGAAATTTTTTCAAATCAACATTCATAAAAGTGACGGAATTTACGTTCTAGAAGCAGAATTGCTTTTTGTTGATAGAGAAAAATTGGCTGATGCTTACAAACAAACGATTCAGTTTGTAAGTCAGATGAATAAAACTACTTCGCTTAAAGATTTGTGCGCACTTGTAGCACAGGGAACGCGAGAAATTACGGGTTATGACCGTGTAATGATTTATCGTTTTGATGAACAATACAACGGAGAAGTTTTTGCCGAAGATTGCCGAGAAGATTTAGAACCTTTTTTAGGCCTACATTATCCGCATACCGATATTCCTGCACAAGCTAGAGAATTATATATCAAAAATCTGTTGAGATTGATTGTTGATATTGATTATGTGCCAGTTCCCATTTATACTGTTGATGATAGAGAAGGAAAAAATCTTGATTTAAGTCTTTCTATTTTAAGAAGCACGTCGCCGATTCACGTAGAATACCTAAAAAATATTGGAGTTGGCGCAACATTGACAATTTCTCTTATTCACCATGGAAAATTATGGGGATTAATTGCTTGCCATCATTATTCAGAGAAAAATATATCTCCTGAAATTAGATTGGCGGCAAAACTTCAGGGACAGTTTATTACTTCTCAAATAGATATCAGACAATCTAATGATGAATATATTAGCGCTCAGAAAACGAATTTGGCATTAGAACAATTGACAAGTCTGGAACTTCCTGTTTTAAAAGAATCTATAGAAAAAATTGTAGAGGCTCGACAATTGTTAGAAATTGCAAATGCTTCTGGCGTATGTATTATTACCAGAGATAAAATTTATAAAAATGGTTTAACGCCATCTGATGAGCAAATTATTAGTTTAATCAGACAACTTAAAACTAAGGATATCGTTGATTTTTTTTCAACCAATAAAATTAGTGACCTTTTTCCGGAATTTGATGAAAACTCCAATTTTGCTGGAATTATTTACCATCCATTAGGAAACAATGGACATGTAGTATGGTTTAGGCCAGAAACAATTTCAGAAATTAAGTGGGGCGGCGATCCAGAAAAGAGAATTTTAAAAGACAGCACCGGACTTCATCCAGGAAACTCATTTAATATCTATAAACAAATTGTAAAAAACCAAAGTAGCAACTGGAAACAGTATGAAATTAATGCTACAATTCAATATACGCATACTTTGCATAATCAGCTTATTTTGATTATGTTAAGCGAGGAAGAAGAGAAATATCGTAACCAAAGCGAAATCTTAAAAGAAACCAATTCTGAACTTGAAAATATCAACTGGATTAGTACGCACGATTTGCAGGAACCTTTGCGTAAAATTCAATTGATAACTTCTAAAATGTTATCAGAAATTGATGTTATTTCTACAGAATCCATTTCAAATTCATTAGAAAGAGTTTCGAAATCTGCCAATAGAATGAGCGGTTTATTGGAAGACATTCTAAAATACACCAGAATAAAAAATACCAGAGAAACTTTGGTAGAAGTAAATCTGAATGAAATTCTAGAATCGACAATCAGAGAAATGAATGAAGTAATTCTAGAAAGTAATGCCGTAATTGAATCTGAAAAGTTACCAGAAGTTCACGCTATTGGATTTTTAATGAGACAGTTATTTGTAAATATTATTCAGAATTCGCTAAAATATTCCTCTCAAGAAAGATCGCCAAAAATTATAATTACGGCTTCTCAAGAACCTGTAATTGTACGTGATTTGTTTAAAGTATATTGCCATTGGGTTCGTTTCTCGGATAATGGAATTGGTTTTGAACCGCATTATGCTGAATCTATTTTTAAAATTTTTACCAGACTTCATACACAAGAACATTATACAGGATCGGGTATAGGTTTGGCATTATGTAAAAAAATTATGCAAGCCGTTGGCGGTGATATTAGGGCAGAAGGAAAACCAGGTAAAGGAACTGATATTATAATATATTTCCCTTGCGATCCTGAGGATACGCTTTTGCCTTTATAA
- a CDS encoding DMT family transporter → MKKRQLLLLLLILGTAFWGISYSITKMAIGDYSPNTFLFYRFFLAVIVLSIVFWKYVKNMNLEAIKTGFILAVPMFLGIQLQTVALKYTSASQCSFIAGLTVIIIPLMKLAFYKTNTPLKIWIAALTALTGLFIIAVQEKFTINFGDLLTIAGAFAFAVYLISVEKHSLSKNLLYSIVPMFSFCALFTFCLAFTDQHAEWFPKSDTFWLGVIYCALFSTAFMYTVSNISQRYLSAERVAVIYLFEPVFGAIGAFFILGENLTWRLLLGGTLIFSATIISEVNFKKSKIKVVADKN, encoded by the coding sequence ATGAAAAAAAGACAACTTTTACTGCTTTTACTAATCCTCGGAACTGCGTTTTGGGGAATCTCCTATTCGATTACCAAAATGGCAATTGGCGATTATTCGCCCAACACTTTTTTATTTTATCGCTTTTTTCTAGCTGTAATTGTTCTGAGTATTGTCTTTTGGAAATACGTTAAAAACATGAATCTAGAAGCTATCAAAACTGGTTTTATTCTTGCTGTACCAATGTTTTTAGGTATTCAATTACAAACCGTTGCACTTAAATATACAAGTGCTTCACAATGTTCTTTTATTGCAGGATTAACCGTGATTATTATTCCGTTGATGAAATTGGCTTTTTATAAAACCAATACGCCATTAAAAATTTGGATTGCGGCTTTGACCGCTTTAACTGGTTTGTTTATAATTGCCGTACAAGAAAAATTTACTATAAACTTCGGCGATTTGCTTACTATTGCTGGCGCATTTGCTTTTGCTGTTTATTTAATTTCGGTTGAAAAACATTCATTATCAAAGAATCTTTTGTATTCGATTGTGCCAATGTTTTCGTTTTGTGCTTTGTTTACTTTTTGTTTGGCATTTACAGATCAGCATGCAGAATGGTTTCCAAAAAGTGATACTTTCTGGCTTGGTGTTATTTATTGTGCTTTATTTTCTACCGCTTTTATGTATACGGTTTCTAATATTTCACAGCGTTATTTATCTGCCGAGCGCGTTGCTGTAATTTATTTGTTTGAGCCTGTTTTTGGCGCAATCGGTGCTTTTTTTATTTTAGGAGAAAATCTTACGTGGCGTTTGCTTTTGGGAGGAACTTTAATCTTTTCAGCCACAATTATTTCTGAAGTCAATTTTAAAAAATCTAAAATAAAAGTTGTCGCAGATAAAAATTAG
- a CDS encoding GNAT family N-acetyltransferase, translating into MNSLEIKKATVKDLNTLQLIGRQTFSETFAEVNSEENMNKYLNESFATDKLTSELNNPNSYFYLAVLDEKVVGYLKLNTGDAQTEKENVNALEIERIYVAKEFHGKKVAQALYTQAEQTAKEVKASYMWLGVWEKNFRAISFYTKNGFMQFDTHIFRLGDDEQTDLMMKKVL; encoded by the coding sequence ATGAATTCATTAGAAATAAAAAAAGCAACAGTAAAAGATTTAAATACGCTACAATTAATTGGCAGACAAACTTTTTCTGAAACATTTGCAGAAGTGAATAGCGAAGAAAATATGAATAAATATTTAAATGAAAGTTTTGCAACTGATAAATTAACTTCAGAGCTAAACAATCCGAATTCTTATTTTTATTTGGCAGTTTTAGATGAAAAAGTAGTTGGTTATCTGAAATTAAATACTGGCGATGCACAAACTGAAAAAGAAAATGTGAATGCTCTAGAAATTGAACGTATTTATGTAGCCAAAGAATTTCACGGAAAAAAAGTCGCGCAAGCACTTTATACTCAAGCGGAACAAACTGCCAAAGAAGTAAAAGCTTCTTATATGTGGCTTGGCGTTTGGGAAAAGAATTTTAGAGCCATTAGTTTTTATACCAAAAATGGTTTTATGCAATTTGACACACATATTTTTAGATTAGGCGATGATGAACAAACGGATTTAATGATGAAAAAAGTTTTATAA